The Notolabrus celidotus isolate fNotCel1 chromosome 6, fNotCel1.pri, whole genome shotgun sequence nucleotide sequence ttttgttccgagtgtgtgttgaaatacttaaagctgattatgatgctgccgtgatgacatctgcatatgcctctcttgttttgtctgggtcatatgctattttatgttgtgttagcctgactgtacctcagtacagtttgctgtagtgtttgttccaaattaccttgcatgctgtctgcctatgtgatcacatgtatagattaatgaatgaatgaaatacagatccagagtagatccacagtcacgagagaagagcagaatgttatctatggtgcaggggcgagtggaggaggaaaatgtagaggtgtgtggtgactgtttcttttttaacataatttgtaacacgttacaatgatacagtgacaggggtgttcattaaccacaagaacaaacggagggaatggtttctccttctattttgagacattagatgggcgtaaacactctgagcttgtcaaacagttttattcagattgaatgcttgatgcatgtacaccaatgtcttaacaagatcactttatttggcgtccatgaaaacattgaagttggaaccttcaattagaatgactagaaaaactgcaaatgtatacatagctactgtttctttccatccaacccctacttgaaatgtagaattatactttattttatgttcttttaatgttatatgtatgatgtcttaacccttttgtattgataatgttgtacttgaaaaagaacaatgcacttttgctattacaaactccaaatcaacataaaatattaggactaaaatatttcaacttgaggcaccactgtcagccactgatgatagatgtacagtacacatttctggggagcctctgttgtttttgtggtgaatatagatctctgtgtacagcttgagtgtattttccctcttacttacagtcttttccttctcatcccctccccccacacatactaacactctacattattctgttcttcatacacagcgggatctctctcactcactctctctatcacaattagctttctgctaattgatttagcagcgacagactaatgcaatcaatacgctacacgaagaagaaacttccagttcgaagcatccggcattgggtagagagggggttaaagaatcacttccggtatggacttccggtatggacttccggtgtggatgttgtggcggcgccatcttgcctgcagtagggtgcctctcaaaaaatcccgctcctgggcgcagccattgtgcagccagagcctgggaAGCCACTTTAATAAGCTctaccctacagcgtgacgtcacaagacgctgtgtgtcctttgaagtttcactccacggcggctgtgaatcaaaggaaacccggaagtaaaaccccgtttttttaaactctaataactaacgaaaaataaacttttcaggaaaaagaggccttgaacacaaaacactcaaatactaactacatatcaccacagcatacggatgtgagaaacattcgtacgacgtgtatttattttttaaagtttgactgctcccccattcaaatgaatggggattttttgacctatactgcagccagccaccagggggcagtcacactacTGAAAGCCTccccaccagccaccggaacctctcccttgatTAAAACCTGCACCCCCTGCAACAAATGATTTCTGAAAAATAATACACCTCATAAGAAACATTGTCTTAACccccacagaaaaaaaagttaacattttcccttttttttttttttacaagtgtaAATGCTACAGTGTACCACATTACatatagaaaaacaacaaccctgCATTCAAAATGCTACTGCAGCTAATAACATTCAACTAGACTAAGTCTGTAACTGTTAGCAGAGCCACTAGCTTCTTCCAGTTACACTAAAAACATCTCATAAGAGAGTGTTTTCAGGTAAGGAACAGCTTTATGAGTAAGTGATGAGGTACTCGGGAtaaatctgttgtttttcaaAGACAACATAGATGCTCGGATCGCTCTCCCTGTCGACACAGCTGTCGTAGTGGGTTTTGCTGTCTTCTTTTGGCGGAGGTCGGACATAGCTGCTGTTCCCCTGGGTGTACTCCCCCACCAGGACCAGAGCAACAAACATGGTCTTCACCGGCTGTCTGTTGACTGTTGTATTTTCATCCAAGTCAGAGTCCGGGGTATCTTTGTCCGAGTAGGGGACATACCTGTCTGAGTAGGATGCATCTCTGGCAAAGTAGCTCCCTAGAAATGGAATAGAAGTGTTATAGCACGATACATTTTGACTATAACATCAGCACGACAGAAAACACCTCTTTATTTCATGACTTGTTCATTGTAGTGTTCGAAGGGTTACAGAAATTGGTATTGTGGGAAATTATTTCCCAGTGGTGGTTAAAATCCTGTCTATGCAATGGCGTAATTTCAGCCAATTTAATTCTTCATACTAAAAtcataaatacaacagtttaTGGGCTGCAAAATGTTAATGAGAAGGGTCACAGAAATCCGAAAGGAAGCAGTTTAAACATTACCCAATTTTTTTTCGTACCTTTGCCATAGAGAGTGCCATTTACACCACACATCCTCCAGTCGAAGTTTTGGTCACAGATGGCATCAATCAGCGACTGTCTAGTCCCGTGGAACAAGTACAGCTGATTCACAGGTTTCCCTCCATTCCTCCCCTTCATTTGCTCTTTTTGCCTAaccaaaaagttaaataaataaataaacttgtcATTTCATGTTATTTGCACCTcatcacgttttttttttagtgtttaattTTGGTCCAGTTGAGCTGCAATCAGCTTCAGTCTTCTCAGCAGCAACCTCAGAAATTGAGAAATTAAGCAAAACtgctaaatactgcagttcctccagtctCCACTTGAGACTGACTCCAAAGGCCCAGAAAGTCATTTTATGCCTCGTGTTAAACTGCCAATTTTTGGAGCagatataaacatatttacagcctggtaaaagaaacagttttggTGCGGATAGACTATTTAAACAAGTCTCTGGTTGTTTTAAGACTAAAAATGCTGCAGAttcagatcatttttattttcccaaCATATCACCTCAGAACAAATAACAGATTTAACATTGTTATTGATACATTGTTATTAAGCCCCACCAGGCCAATTATTTACCATTGAAACACTCTCCACAGAGAAGGGTTCTGGATCCTCCGGATTTTGTGAATTTTACTCTTGGGCATGGTGCGCATAAACAACATTTCAATCATGTTGTAGTCCTCACCGTCAGTGAGGGGCACGAGCTGAAAGACAAGAGTAGAGTACAGAAGAACAGGTAGGAGAAGAAGGGTCTAATCATGTATTTAATACTTAAGAAGAGGCTAATGATTGTGCAAATCTGAAAGAAAGCATAAAAATATCCTACATCCAAGAGTTTGGACACTTAGGAAACAGGATTTGTTAGTTACCAAATAATTTAAAGCCTATAGTTAGTTAAAAATGGAGCAAAGATggcatatacatttttttaattgaaaaatgatttgttttatgaaaacaaaattatatatataattttaatttgatgcagcaacatgttttaaaaaaagttaggaTGGAGACAACAAgactgaaaaagttgtgcaaGTCTAAAAAAACCCTGGATGAACATCTtccaactaatgaggttaatgatGAACAGGTTattaacatgactgggtataaaaaggacactccagagaggaTGAGTCTCTCCAaaggaaagatgggaagaggttcatcaCTCAGTGAGAGTCtggtgagcaaatagttcaacagtttcaggataatgttcctcagagtaaaatGACAAGGAATGAGTaagatttcatcatctacagtataacataattaaaagattcagagaatctggagacatctctgtacaaaagggacaaggaccaaaaccaagactagATGGACCTGATCCTCGGGttgcactgcattaaaaacagacatggctctgtaacTGAAATcagttcatcactgcatccacaattGCATGTCAAAACTATACcaagcaaagaggaaaccatataaacatgatccagaaacaccagagacttctctggacctgagcccgtttaagatggcctgaggggaagtggagaactgtcctgtggtctgaagaaccaaaatctgacattcttttggAATTAATGGACGCTCAGGTtacgctctaaagaggagagggaccacccggctctaaatcacagttcaaagccagcatccctgatggtatggggaaaCAGAATTGTCCATGGCATGGATAGATCCCACATCTGCGAAGGCTCCGTTAATCCTGAACACTATATATTTAGAGAAAAATATGCTACCATTCAGACAATGACTTTTTCAGggagaccttacatatttcagcaagtcAATGCCAAACCtcattctgcacgtattacaacagcatggctatgtagtagaagagtccaggactaaactggcctgcctgtagtcctgacttgtcacccattgaaaacattggAGCATCatgaccctgaactgttgagcagctgaaatcctatgTCAGGCAAGAATtgcacaacatttcactttaaagtccagaaactggtctcctgggttcactaACGTTTACAGAgggttgttaaaagaagagctgatgcAACACAACGGTAAACATGTCCCTGTACCAACTATTTAAAACGtgctgctggcatcaaatttaaaaggagcatatatttttcataaaagaataacattttacagtttcaacatttgatatgatgtTGTTTGCACTTTATTCAATTGAATTATGTCTTGAAATGATAGAAACATCTTAATCTGTTTTTTATCAACACTTAACACAACGTCCCAACTTCTTTGGATTTGGGGTTGTACTATAGAGTTACCTTATACCCAAAATTTGGTAATGCATTCTTATCCCAGACGGGTGGGACACTCTCAGCTGTGGAGGAGCATTGTGCTGACTCGCTTAAGAGGAGAAGAACAcaatgaaggttttttttagagAAGTCGCTTCAGCCAAAATGCAAAACATCAATTTTAGAATTGCGGGGATAATGAAAAATCTCTATCTGTTCCTGGAAATAAAGATACAGTACCTCTTAAGCTCCTTCTCCACATCCTGAGCAGACACAAAGTGAGGCCTCCGTCTgacctctctctttgttttgtattgtacattttgCTGATACATCTGATGGTCTCCTGGTTCACCTTTGAAGTTGAGAATATACTTCTGTCCATCTGCATCAAATGGAATCTCTGTATCACTGTCTTCCAGGAAAACGTTCTCCAGAGTTTGAGAGGTGACGGAAGCTGATGTGTCAGCTACACCctaaagaagaaatgaagagtCGACAGTAAGTCATCAGCTTTTATGGTCTGTGTCTTGTGGTTTGCAAGAAATGTTTACCAGTAAGACAGGAGtatgtccagaggggtggccaggggtggcgtGGACTCCCCCTTAAAATTAGATCCGCACCACTTGTGCCACTCCAAATTTccaaactatgattggctttATGAGAGGCAAGACTTGTGTTTAAATCAACTACTTGGGATTTGTTGTAACAGGCTAATAGTCACTTTCTAAAGTCTACTAAAAGTTGTGACTTTACAtcttttgagtccttaaagaattaagtttggtaaatttaaatgttgccacTGTGTCATGTAACTTTTCAAAGATGGATGCTATTTTTATGTGATTCAGTGGCGGGCACAATTACCTGCTGATGTTCTGCCAGATATATCTAATGCTGTGGAATATTTGCTGGTTTCAGTTGTTATTACATGTCTTCTGCTGTATTATAGTCATGTAACTTGTATTACTTTTGTGTGCATGGCTGCACATATACCCATGGCATCCATCTTTTTGTGATGTCAAGCATATTGCTTTGTTCCAGGTGGTAAGTCATATAAACCTGGATAACCTGACACACCTTGGTCGTATCACATCTCCTGGACTGATGAGCAACCACAGAGACAAAAGATGGTCAAAATCCTGAGAGGGATtaagcctttttcttttttttttgttaaaaaacataCTTGACAGCCCACACCAGAGCACAGTTACTGTACCGTTACCGATGGTGTGACATTGCCTAAGGACCAAGGGGAGAGATAAGCATAgggaataaataaacatgttttaacataATAGGTACTTGCAAGGTTTAAAAATCTCTTATTTCTCCCTGTTCCCTACGTCAGTGGTATGCAGCAGGGGGCAGGGCTTCAAGAGAAAAGAGTGGCTGtttttcgaaatggcctgctacataccatctactaatgtagtaggcagtaggcaCTGTCTACTAAAGTAGACTAAGCAGTAGGTACTACTGGCTACtccatactgtgtttgaatttagtatgtagtacgGCTGTTtcgttcgatctgtgttgcagtatgctgggccagacgtcactggatttctggtttcggaatgtggaagtaaacaacggccgagctgatagataaactgcttctttagcatcacttatgatttgaAGTTaataagtggtttatatggaattaaataattttcacagcacctaaaaactgagttcaccccgtcaaaaaaagaagagaaaagaaaaagcgtaacgagcgctgtgcattgtgggaaacagtacgcgagagAGACTgatccgatgcatactgagacattttcccaaatcagtaggcatccggggagttttggcatactgcagattttgctcttgttcacatactacttattACATGCTGAATTtttgccaaatcagtacgtactgctagtacagtaggtggtttcgaaacAGCCAGTAGTGAGAAGGAAAAATGTTTGTGAATGGCATGTTTGGTGGGGAAAGGAGAccagagaagaaaaggaaagtctTTTGGGGGGCTCTATTTTATGGTGTTTCCTTCTCTGCAAGTGAAAGAAAACAGGattctttttttgtgcttttaaggACCATGACAATTGAGCCTTGAAGAGGACTCTCTGTGCCGAACTTTATACAGAACTGAAAGACCAAGGCCGATGAGTCTGATTCTTTTGGAGCTGTTTTTTCCTTCCAGTGCTTTCTTTTGCAATGCATTGCAAATGCTAGTCATTCCCTGTGTGCACACATATTTCATGCCAGAGCCTGACCTGAACTACCCCAGTCAGAAAAGGTCTGGATACGCCCCTGACACTGCAGGATATCACAAAAGGATACACAGCTGCACAAGTTTGACTGACCTGTCCAAACTCCCGCCACTCTACATCGTCAACCTTCCAGTACCACAGCCACTGTGTTGTAAGAATAAAGTGAGGAGGCCTCAGGGCAGTGGAGACAGTAGAGAGGCGACGAACAGGAGACCCTCCCTGTGTCATGGTCGTGAAGTCAACTGGCGGCTCCTTTGGCGATGTGCTGCTGAAAGCAAGCAGATTGAGAAAATCAAATATTCCTTTTGTAAGACTTTATAGAGATGGGAACTTATTgaaacaaacagacatgtttgttgtttaaGATAACTGTGTGctgctttgtgtctttttttaacgCACCCTCGAAGTGACAGAAATCTGAAAGTGcccaatgtgtgtgtgggttgatCAACGCAGCTTGTGTCACGTCCTGGGTCACAGTAGGCCTTCTCGATGTCCTCCATGTCAGGCAGGTCCTTCCAGGTCACTCCGTCACTGCCTAACACCTGCCACCTATAAGGTAGGTTCCAGTGGTCACGAGCACACTTCTctggaaacaacaacaaatacagaatCATAGTTAATGGAAGTTTATTTTGACTTCCTGACACATCCCAAAACACAGTGTGTAAGAGCTTAACACAATAGTTTAACTTACATTCATCTTATGACCTTTTGTTTCCTTAAAGCCTTTTAACCCTGTGATTCAGCAACAGCATGATCACTCTGCCTTTGCAGTTCTGCACCGAACCACACAACAGTGCAGTCTTGGTGACCCAGATTCTGCTGGGTGTTTCTCAGCAGAAACACAACGCATGTAAACAAAACGTGTAAGCCTCACATCCACAACACTGAGACACGCACGGTGCTGTTGCCTCCTGACACTCAGCCACCTTTGTGAAGAGGTTATtgctcctctgtttcctctctgttacCACCTCTGAAATTGGATCTGCGCTGGAGCAACTTTGTCCTACTAGTGCTATTATGAATTGTCAGGAGAAACTGTAATATGGAGGGTACGGGCAGCTGGTAAGAAATCCCGCTATGCCAAAAAAAGGTCCTGGTACGCCAAGGAGTTGAATTTAGAAGTGGTGGTACTGCGTACCAGAGCATATCAGCCCACTCAAAACAGTAACAGTACCCCCACAGGAAGTGAAAGGGGTTGACTTTAATTAGAGCACACAGGGGCATGCACTGAATAACTATATACTCTATCTAATCATTTTCCGAACGTGAGAGATTCTTGACCTTTATTTGAATGTGTACAAAATCCTACCAGTTTACCATCTGGTGTTACCTTTGTATCTGCAGTCCCCACggaggaagaagaggcagaTTTCATTCTTGTCAGCATCACTCACAGGTTTAGAAAGACAACCAGAGGATCCAGGGTTGCTTTGGGAGGGCTTCTGGAGAGGGCCTTTAACCTCTGGCAAAAATGCAAGAGACACACTTATGTATTTATAAAACAATTTTACTGCTCGAATGaaattttaaatgatttatttccaAGTTCTCATTCTTTAcctgcatcagcagcagcttgcTTCTCCTGTTGagccatgatgatgatgaacttATTTTTGTAGATCTCATTAAGGTTCGTAATATTCTCCTGACTGAATCCTCTGAGAATCTTCATGTCACACTCACTGACATTATGGACTCTCTTACAGGAGGAGCCAAACTTACAGTTGTCCTGGAAAAAGTGCTGGCAGGCGTGGAGCTTGTTGCAGGACGTCGTCTTCTTGCAGGAACCGTGCAAACCATTACCCTTGTTGTAAAATGGGCAGATCTAGAGGATATGGGAGGACAACAAATGTGCATTGCAGTTTATTCAGAAATGTAGTAAATATAGAAAGTGTTGAGTGCAACTTACCTCTGGAAGCAGAGAGGGATCATTCTGCAGTAACAGCTGGAACAGCTGTTCATCAGTCAGATCCTGAAGACCATGTTTCTTCAAAAGCTCTGCGTTGTTTTCAAAAGTCAGGCTGTGGTTCTTTTTACACTTTGGTCTAAAAAGATATAAGAATTAATAAAACATTGAATGGAAACGCTTCCAATTCCTCGagagattaaacaaaaaaacagtactTAATTTATACTACAAGTGATGTGGATCATAGTCCATTTTGCAGTGTGTTCATATTTAtataataaactttaaaaagtacagTATTTCTCTTTTGAGTTCTCTAGCATGTTAGTATTTGGGTTGCAATTTGATTACACCCCTATGTCTGCAGATCTAAATAGTGTCCTTCAATTCAAGAGAGTAAACTTGATTTTTAGCTGTTGCGCAAATATTGTGTTTGTCTGGGCACTCGAGACTGTTATGTTTGATCTTCAAAGATGAATGAGAAAAAACAATGTTCTACTGTACCCCTCTCTAATTAAATAACTATtctgtatttaaaatatataataacacCTCATTTTATATCATTTCGCCTTACATTGTTATATCCTGGTTTTATTATTCGCATTTTAAgatgtcatttatttattttctctgaaaATCACTCGATATTGTCTCTGTTTGAAATGCATAACATTAAATCTCCCTACATGCATGTGGATGTTGCTGTTGTCTTTGCCTCTATGCACAAATGTTGGGCTTACCCCCTTTTAGTCAGGTCAATGAGAGAATAGCAGTCTGACATGATTTGCTCAGTGTTCAGTCGGTGAAGCTGGCTGTCCAAGACAAATAATGAAGCTCTAAAGAGGATGTGAACTACTGCCATCTTCTGGTCAAGCAGAGGGCCCACAACTAATGAAAATGTCATGGTCTGCTTCTATTCGCTGCTTCATAGCTAGTTATTATTGCCTAATTTCAGTTCATAACAGTTTGCATTGTTAATCCTAACCCAAGTCTGCTGTGGTCTAGGTGTGTTGTACCACGTCGTTCAACTTGTTAATTTATTAAAGGTATAGACCTACATAATCTTTTTTCATACAGTGTGAGGTGGAAAAGTTGAAGTGTGATTTAAACCATCATGATGATAGTATTAAAGCCAGATCTCAGATTCCTCTGCACTAGGCTGTGTAGGCTATGGGAGGTattcttttcctcttcctgaTGTCTGCTGAGGCAGAAGCTTATCTGAAACCCAATGACGTAATGTTACTAAAGCTGTTCCCATTACACTGATAAGATGACAAAGGCGTGAATTGTCCAGCTGCTGTTGGTGCGAAACGAAAGTGACAGAAATGTGAAGTGATTGTACAAGTCCAAGTAGCAAGGCAAGGTTTGAGGAAACAAAAGTGAAACACCTGAGAAGATGTGTAGGGATTTAAAGTTTAAAACGCCTCATTTGCTCACTATTCTCCCCTGAATCTTTATTTCTGTCACCTATAGTCAACAGTTTGATGGTAAAGCAGGCAAATGCATGCTGACAATTTTAACAGTTTTTGATAGTGTTGTAGGCTATTAATCGGCACTTTAATCAAAAGGAGCGTTTGAATGACAAAAGACAAACTTTCAACCCTCCAATATACAGAATCATAGAAAGATACTTACCCATATGTGCATCCTCCACAAACATAGTACCTGCACAGGTGTAACCCATCGCACTGTGAGCATTCTCCGGGTTTCTCCTGACAGAGACGCAGACCAGTTTTAGCCACTATCAGACTATCAGGACTGAGTATCTGACTGCCTGTTACTGTCTGCTTGACTTCTTTGATGGCTATTTTATCTTTGTCGAAGAGGAGGCTCCTCAGGACCTCTTCTGATACAGTGTACTTCTGTTTTATCTTCTCATCCAGGCTCCTGAAGTTCAGGCAGCCCTGGTTGTCGCAGAGGGTCTTGGTGATGAATTCAGAGACCACTGAAGCCATCCTGATAAATTAATCTCAGTAACCTGAATAGTTTTAACAGAAGAGCTGGAAGGCTCCTCTTGGCTATAGAGTGGTAGATAAACTGAAGTGaaaccagaaacaaaagaaagaaagaatgtgaTACTCAGTGGTAAGACAGGCTCCTAAAATATGTGTTAGTCATTAACACGCCTCTTTATATCAACAATCTACAAGTGTGGGTGCTAGGAAGCCTACTAgtctagttgtatttatattgatacatttctatctatctatctatctatctatctatctatctatctatctatctatctatctatctatctatctatctatctatctatctatctatctatctatctatctatctatctatctatttatgcAGGTACGTCAAGGCACCTGTCACTCTGCTGCATTCACGTGCTGTTCAGATGCTCGGAGTTCCTATGTGTAGAAGTCTTTCTTCAAACCTTGCTCTTTTTATAAGGCCGTAATATAAAAGCGTTTGAAAGTATCTAGAAACGCGCTATAAATCCCATCAATTATTATTGTACTCGGTAAGCCAAGTACAAAATGTTCGGACTTAACTTGTTATTGTTCCTAATTCACGTAAATCACTCCCGTCAGAAACTAATTGTTCCGATTTTTTGTACAACACATGAATGCACTGTGAGCCCTAGCAACGAGGCAAGTGTTCTATGTACCATAGCAACCATGGCGGAGGATCTTTCCCTGAcggaggaaaaaggaaaagaagtcatgaaagaacaaaaagaagatCTCTACAAGCGAATCCAAGAGCTGaggtaatgaaaataaatattataatatGTGGAAAAAGAGTT carries:
- the LOC117814715 gene encoding protein mono-ADP-ribosyltransferase PARP12-like isoform X1 codes for the protein MASVVSEFITKTLCDNQGCLNFRSLDEKIKQKYTVSEEVLRSLLFDKDKIAIKEVKQTVTGSQILSPDSLIVAKTGLRLCQEKPGECSQCDGLHLCRYYVCGGCTYGPKCKKNHSLTFENNAELLKKHGLQDLTDEQLFQLLLQNDPSLLPEICPFYNKGNGLHGSCKKTTSCNKLHACQHFFQDNCKFGSSCKRVHNVSECDMKILRGFSQENITNLNEIYKNKFIIIMAQQEKQAAADAEVKGPLQKPSQSNPGSSGCLSKPVSDADKNEICLFFLRGDCRYKEKCARDHWNLPYRWQVLGSDGVTWKDLPDMEDIEKAYCDPGRDTSCVDQPTHTLGTFRFLSLRGSTSPKEPPVDFTTMTQGGSPVRRLSTVSTALRPPHFILTTQWLWYWKVDDVEWREFGQGVADTSASVTSQTLENVFLEDSDTEIPFDADGQKYILNFKGEPGDHQMYQQNVQYKTKREVRRRPHFVSAQDVEKELKSESAQCSSTAESVPPVWDKNALPNFGYKLVPLTDGEDYNMIEMLFMRTMPKSKIHKIRRIQNPSLWRVFQWQKEQMKGRNGGKPVNQLYLFHGTRQSLIDAICDQNFDWRMCGVNGTLYGKGSYFARDASYSDRYVPYSDKDTPDSDLDENTTVNRQPVKTMFVALVLVGEYTQGNSSYVRPPPKEDSKTHYDSCVDRESDPSIYVVFEKQQIYPEYLITYS
- the LOC117814715 gene encoding protein mono-ADP-ribosyltransferase PARP12-like isoform X2, giving the protein MASVVSEFITKTLCDNQGCLNFRSLDEKIKQKYTVSEEVLRSLLFDKDKIAIKEVKQTVTGSQILSPDSLIVAKTGLRLCQEKPGECSQCDGLHLCRYYVCGGCTYGPKCKKNHSLTFENNAELLKKHGLQDLTDEQLFQLLLQNDPSLLPEICPFYNKGNGLHGSCKKTTSCNKLHACQHFFQDNCKFGSSCKRVHNVSECDMKILRGFSQENITNLNEIYKNKFIIIMAQQEKQAAADAEVKGPLQKPSQSNPGSSGCLSKPVSDADKNEICLFFLRGDCRYKEKCARDHWNLPYRWQVLGSDGVTWKDLPDMEDIEKAYCDPGRDTSCVDQPTHTLGTFRFLSLRGTSPKEPPVDFTTMTQGGSPVRRLSTVSTALRPPHFILTTQWLWYWKVDDVEWREFGQGVADTSASVTSQTLENVFLEDSDTEIPFDADGQKYILNFKGEPGDHQMYQQNVQYKTKREVRRRPHFVSAQDVEKELKSESAQCSSTAESVPPVWDKNALPNFGYKLVPLTDGEDYNMIEMLFMRTMPKSKIHKIRRIQNPSLWRVFQWQKEQMKGRNGGKPVNQLYLFHGTRQSLIDAICDQNFDWRMCGVNGTLYGKGSYFARDASYSDRYVPYSDKDTPDSDLDENTTVNRQPVKTMFVALVLVGEYTQGNSSYVRPPPKEDSKTHYDSCVDRESDPSIYVVFEKQQIYPEYLITYS